The following are encoded together in the Vigna angularis cultivar LongXiaoDou No.4 chromosome 9, ASM1680809v1, whole genome shotgun sequence genome:
- the LOC108346879 gene encoding non-specific lipid-transfer protein 1, whose amino-acid sequence MASLKVACMVAVVFMVVVSAHMAHAITCGQVTTAVAPCLAYLRSGGNPSGACCNGVSNLNSQAKTTADRRAACNCLKNLSGRVPGLNPGNAASLPGKCRVDVPYKISTSTNCNTIK is encoded by the exons ATGGCTAGCCTGAAGGTTGCATGCATGGTTGCGGTGGTGTTCATGGTCGTGGTGAGTGCACATATGGCACATGCTATCACGTGTGGTCAAGTGACCACTGCTGTGGCTCCCTGCCTCGCCTACCTCAGAAGTGGCGGAAATCCGTCGGGGGCGTGTTGCAACGGAGTGAGCAACCTGAACTCCCAGGCGAAGACCACCGCTGACCGCAGGGCCGCGTGCAACTGTCTGAAAAACCTTTCCGGTAGAGTGCCGGGTCTCAACCCGGGCAACGCCGCTTCACTCCCAGGCAAATGTAGAGTCGATGTCCCCTACAAGATCAGCACCTCCACCAACTGCAATAC CATCAAGTAA
- the LOC108347222 gene encoding non-specific lipid-transfer protein 1, translating into MAALKFASVVAVMCMVLVTAPFTQSITCGQVARAISPCLGYLRGPGGVPPPQCCEGVRSLNTAARTTADRRTACNCLKSSAGSISRLNFNTAASLPGRCRVRIPYQISRSTNCNGIR; encoded by the exons ATGGCTGCTCTCAAATTTGCAAGCGTGGTTGCGGTCATGTGCATGGTGCTAGTGACTGCACCCTTCACACAATCTATCACGTGCGGCCAAGTAGCCCGTGCCATATCCCCATGCCTCGGTTACCTTCGGGGTCCTGGTGGAGTGCCACCGCCGCAGTGCTGCGAAGGAGTGAGGAGCCTCAACACCGCTGCGAGAACCACCGCCGACCGCCGGACCGCGTGCAATTGCCTGAAATCCTCTGCTGGTTCCATTTCTCGGCTTAATTTCAATACCGCAGCTTCACTCCCAGGAAGATGTAGAGTGAGGATCCCCTACCAGATTAGCCGTTCCACCAACTGCAACGG GATCAGGTGA
- the LOC108347227 gene encoding uncharacterized protein LOC108347227 has product MDSRRRRNMQRKLQQLRSVTNSSAVNKASIIVDATRYIEELKQKVDGLNSELATAESSISQGELPMVTVETLERGFLINVFSERNCPGMLGAILDAFEELGLDVLDARVSCEDTFQLEAVGGESEEKENIDAQVVKQAVMQAIQNMD; this is encoded by the exons ATGGATTCTAGGAGGCGTAGAAATATGCAACGCAAGTTGCAACAACTTCGATCGGTCACAAACTCCAGTGCT GTTAACAAAGCCTCAATTATTGTGGATGCCACAAGATACATAGAGGAGCTGAAGCAAAAAGTCGATGGATTGAACTCTGAGCTTGCAACCGCTGAATCATCAATCTCCCAAGGCGAATTACCCATG GTCACTgtagaaaccctagaaagggGTTTCCTCATTAATGTGTTTTCAGAAAGAAATTGTCCCGGCATGCTTGGGGCAATTCTGGACGCGTTTGAAGAACTGGGACTCGATGTGCTTGATGCTAGGGTTTCTTGTGAAGACACTTTCCAGCTTGAAGCTGTTGGAGGAGAA AGTGAAGAGAAGGAAAACATCGATGCACAAGTGGTGAAGCAAGCAGTGATGCAAGCAATCCAAAACATGGATTAA